A segment of the Caloranaerobacter ferrireducens genome:
ATACATGAATATGGAAAAGGGAAGGTACTATATGTTAATTCGACCTTACTGATGGATAAAGCAAATAGAGGTTTACTGCTTCAGTATACGGCATATATAAATGATTATTTTTTAACAACTATATTTAATGGGAAAATAGTTGATATTGATGATTTTCCAGCACCTATAAAATCAGGTAGAGATGAGATTATATATAATCATTATCACATGAACAATCGACAGTTTTATAGAAATATTTGGTGGTCTTTTTTATACAATTTAGCTAAAAAGTATAATTTGAAATATACTGGACTTGTTATTGGAACATATTCTAATGATACTATGAGTCCAATAAGGAAACTAAATAAGCAGGAGCTAAATGATATAAAATATTTCGGAAGAAAATTAGCTGAGCTTAATGGAGAAATAGGAGTACATGGTTATAATCATAATTCATTGGCTTTGGAAGGGCAAATGGAGTTTGAAAAATACGGTTATATACCGTGGGAATCTTTGGAAACAATGGAAGAAGGCCTTAAGGTATTAAAGGATGAGCTTGAAAAACTATTTGGTGATGTTAAGATTCTTACTTATGTACCACCTTCTAATATAATTTCGAGGGATGGTAAAATTGCAGTAAAAAAAGTATTTAAAGATGTTAAAGTTTTTGCAGGATTATATACTGGTGAAAAAGAAAAAGGTGTGTTATATCAGGAGTTTGGAAAGGACCCTGATATGCCAGATACTTATGATTTTCCTAGAATAAGTGCTGGATACCGTTATGATGAAAAATTGATGTGGGATATTTATAACGGTATTGCTCATTATGGGATATTTAATCATTTTATACATCCTGATGATTTGTTGGATATAAAAAGATCTAAGGGTATGACATGGAGAGAAATGGAGAAAAATTTTGAACGGATTATTAAAGAGGTGTATAATAACTTTCCATTTCTAGTTCCTATGACTGACTATGAGGCATATATCAATTATTTGAAATTAGAAAAATTAAAAGTTTATACAAAAAAAGTTGATAATACAATTTACATATATTATGAAAATGGAGTTGTGCCAATATATCATTTTTTAAGGTCTAAAGAAAAGGTAAAAAGAGTAGAAGGTGGTTATTGTAAGCTGATAGATAATGACAGGAATTTATATTTAATAGAGGGTAGGAGTCCTGTAGTGAAAGTTGTTTTGGAATAGGTGATATAATGCGAGTATTTGAGTTTATTATGTATTTAATATTAACAATACTAGATGCTATAATTTCAATTAATTACTTTTTCTTTCAAAATATAACTTTTAGTGCATTAGTGTTTTTGCATATAGTTTTTGTTTCTATATTATTTATTTTTAGTAAAAAAGTTTTTAAAGATTCAAAAGCACTGCCTTTTTATATTGCTTTATTTTTACCTGGTGTAGGCATGATTTTTATTACAGCTATAAATATTATGTTAGAAAGTTATGCGATGAAAAATGGTTTAATAAAAGAATATGAAAAATATGTTCATTATAAAAATGAATTAGGGAACATAAAGAAAATAAATTTTAATAAAGAATTGAACGTGTTAAGTATGTATGATAAATTGAAACATTCTCCAAGCAGTGAGAAAAAAGAAGCAATAATAGAGTTGATTGATAATGATATAGAAATAAAAGTAAATATTTTAAGAACTGCTTTATTAGATAAAGATCCTGAGGTAGTTCATTATGCTGCATCTACTCTTAATTTATTTGAACAGGAGTATGAGAGAAAGTTATTTAACCTAAAACAAAAGTATATAGAAAGCAATGAGATAAATACTTTGGTAGAAATGATTGAACTATACGATAGCTATATTAATTCAGGTCTTTTAGGCGATGAATCTTTAGAAGTTTATTTAAATGAGTATTTAAATCTATTAGAAGATAATATAGACAGGTTTAATGATAATTATGAAATTTTGCTTAAAATGATAGATGTTAATATTAAATTAAGTAAATTTGATGACTGTTTTTATATAATAAAAAGGCTTTTTGAGAACTTTTCTCCAAGATTTGAGACATATTTCTACTTAATGAAGATTTATTATAATTTAAAAAACTATAAAATGGTTTCAAATATAGCTAAAAATATTAAAGAATTAGAAATTAAGATACCTGAAAAATACGAGGGAATAATAGATTACTGGTTATAGGGAGAGAGAATAATGGAAGTATGTATTATATCAGAAGGTTCTTATCCGTATATTCCTGGTGGAGTTGCGTCCTGGATACATCAACTGGTTACAGAAATGAAGGAGATAAATTTCAAAATACTTTCAATAATGCCTTCTGAAGACGAAACATTGAAATATAGAT
Coding sequences within it:
- a CDS encoding DUF2194 domain-containing protein encodes the protein MKNRKNLVFILIIILMSAILIQVFRSEILESVFRIRQKQKTIDFKYISTEIPDSCNKILVLFSKKDKGSKDLFNNIFHTFRMAKLNCEYLKIDSDKVTEEVKRLKYDDLLVIGTERVYELKNYKSILEYVNNGGKAVFLVREYFPVFDEMVGIVQNRGFLNDIIAGYKSTAKFFPGLDEIEIKDKKVSNSILDVDLDKDVKVLAVAEKRPIVWIHEYGKGKVLYVNSTLLMDKANRGLLLQYTAYINDYFLTTIFNGKIVDIDDFPAPIKSGRDEIIYNHYHMNNRQFYRNIWWSFLYNLAKKYNLKYTGLVIGTYSNDTMSPIRKLNKQELNDIKYFGRKLAELNGEIGVHGYNHNSLALEGQMEFEKYGYIPWESLETMEEGLKVLKDELEKLFGDVKILTYVPPSNIISRDGKIAVKKVFKDVKVFAGLYTGEKEKGVLYQEFGKDPDMPDTYDFPRISAGYRYDEKLMWDIYNGIAHYGIFNHFIHPDDLLDIKRSKGMTWREMEKNFERIIKEVYNNFPFLVPMTDYEAYINYLKLEKLKVYTKKVDNTIYIYYENGVVPIYHFLRSKEKVKRVEGGYCKLIDNDRNLYLIEGRSPVVKVVLE